GCGGCTGCTGTTCGACCTCTATGGCCGCGACGGAGCGAGCCTGACCGAGGCCATGACCGCCTTCCGCGCCGAGGGCAGCCTGACCTTCGGCAGCAATCAGTGGGAGCCGATGAAAGCCCAGTTCACCGGCTTCCGCATGGACGATATCCAGTCCAAGCAGGCCACCAATCAGATCCATCAGCAGACCGGCGAACTGCTCGACCCCCATTCGATCATCGGCCTGAAGGCGGCCGAGGCCTGCCGCGCCAATCCGTCAGTGCCGGTAGTGGCCATGGCTACGGCCCATCCGGCCAAGTTCCCCGCCGCCGTGGAAGAGGCCACGGGCGTGCATCCGGCCCTGCCGCCCCGCATGAGCGACCTGTTCGAGCGTCCGGAACGCTTCACCGTGCAGGCCAACGATCTGGCGGGTCTGCAAAGCCATATCAGCGACGTTCTGACCATGCGGGGCCCGTCTTGAGCACGGTCAAAACCACTACCCTGCCCTCGGGCCTGCGGATTGTCAGCGATTACATGCCGTCGGTGGAGACGGTCTCCCTCGGGACCTGGGTCGAGGTGGGCACCCGCCACGAAATCCCGGCGCGCAACGGCATTTCCCATCTGCTTGAACATATGGCCTTCAAGGGTACACCGACCCGAGATGCCCGCGCCATCGCCGAGGAAATCGAAGCCGTGGGCGGTGCCATCAACGCCTATACCTCTCGCGAGCACACCGCCTATTACGCCAAGGTGCTCAAGGAAGACGCCGGGCTGGCCATGGAGATCCTCGCCGACATCCTGCAAAACTCCGAACTCGACGGTGAGGAACTGGAGCGGGAACGCGCGGTGGTATTGCAGGAAATCCATCAAGCCCACGACACCCCCGACGATATCGTCTTTGACTACCTACAGGAAACCGCCTACCCGGATCAGCCCCTGGGACGCCCGGTGCTGGGCACCGCCGACCGGATCAGCGCCTTGGAGCGTCAAGACCTCATGGATCACATGAGTGACCACTATGGGGCTTCGAGCCTGGTGGTCGCGGCGGCGGGCAAGATCAAGCACGAGGATCTGGAGGATCTGGCCGAGGAAGCCTTTGCCGGATTGGCGGGCCATGCCACCGCCAAACCTCAGCTGGCGGCCTATCAAGGCGGCGAGCACCGGGCCGAACGCGATCTGGAACAGGTCAACATGGTGCTGGCCTTCGACGGCACACCCTATGACCATAAGGACTATTACGCCACCAGCGTGCTCTCGGGGTTGCTTGGCGGTGGCATGTCCTCCCGGCTGTTCCAGGAAATCCGAGAAAAGCATGGGCTGGTCTATTCCATCTACAGTTTCTCGTCGAGCTATGCTGATGGCGGCCTGTTCGGCATTTATGCGGGCACCGGCGAAGAAGAGGTGGCGCAAGTGGTACCGCTGATCTGTGATCAGATCAAAGGCGTCTGTAACAACTTGACCGACAAAGAGGTCGCGCGCTCCAAGGCCCAGATCAAGGCGGCCATCCTCATGTCCCTGGAAAGCAGCGGCACGCGCTGCGAACAATTGGCCCGGCAGATGATGATCTTCGGTCGTCCTTTGCCCATCCCCGAGATCGTTGAACGACTCGACGCGGTGGATACCGCCACCGTCCGCCGCACCGCCCAGCGCATCTTCGCCAGCACGCCAACCCTTGCCGCCGTGGGGCCGCTGGGGCAGTTGGAGGGGTTGGAAGGCATCGGGGCCCGGCTGGGATAGATCCGACTGGCCATGGTCGTCCATCAGGCCCTGCTTGACACACGTTTTCCATTCGGCATTGTCAACGGTTCTACCGCCTGCGCCGCCGCGTTGCTGTTGGGGCTGGCGGTCTCCCCACCACCCGCGCGATGCTCCCAATAGGCCGGCTGGCCACCCGCTCGGCCTCGGGCAAGGATGGTAGGCCTGGGGGTCGGTGGCCATGCCTGCTGGCTGAAGTGACCGCGAAGGATGTGCAGTGGAGATAATTAGTGGAGTGTCACCGCAACCCAACTTACAGGCGCCGACGAATTGGAGATATTAGCAATGTGACTTTCCTCGTTTCAAAAACGCTGAAATATCACGCGGCTTTCCATGGACCCCAGGCTCCCAGTTTTTGCGAAGCCATTTTTCTAACTCTATTACATCACCCTCGGCTGCACCATTGACCCTATGCCCACGGCCATGTGGAGATAAATGCTGTAAGTTTTCGGGCAAACTATTCGGCTGATTGCCAAAATACCATGAAGCGGCAGGGTCAAAAATCAGGACAGGGCCTGAGAGATCTTTCCTCTTGTGATTTGGGGACGGGTGATATTCTGGCTGTAATCTTGTAAAAGTGTCGTCGGGCTCCTGGCGATAAACTGCGTCACTTCTCCCTCGATATTTTCTTTCATAGTTTCCGACATCTATAATTGCTTTAACCTTTCCAACATAGGAGAGAAGGCCGCGAGGATGGGGGGACGGGAAGAAGCCCGCGACCCAATCACCAGCCATCGCCACACGGCGTATTGTTGGTTTGCAAGTTGCTAAAGTAATTAATCCGTTATCGACGCAAGGTGCCATTCCGTTGTCATAAGCCAGAATATAACGATAAATTTTAGTCATGATTTATGATCTCAATGATTTTCGACAACCAATGCTTTGCTGCACAATTACTTTCAATGTTTGCTACAAACTCTTGGCCTCTTGCAACAATATGCAAACGGTCTGGACCCTGCCATCTTTCTTTATTTCCATGATATGACAAACCGGTTTCAAACAACCACTCTGGTATTTTCCACGTGCTCGTTGGCCCATCAGTTTGCGTCAGTCGTAATGAAGAGCTTGCGATCTTCGATTCATTTCCTTCCCCTATGTACAGCGTATTATTTGCGTTCCATTCGCCAATTGTGTGCGGATGTGATCGCGAAAAGGCTGCTAGGCTCAGGACCCATAAAAGGGATTCCCAATAGTCGGTGGACATGATTCCCTTCCCTGGAATTTTAGGGAGGGGAAAGCCGATGCAGAGCCATCATTTCTGGTTGTCCGACAAACAATTCGAACGCCTTCAACCGTTGCTGCCGAACAAAACAAGAGGCGTCCCGCGCGTCGATGACCGGCGGGTGATCAGCGGCATCATCCATGTTCTTCGCCACGGCTTGATGTGGCGTGACGCGCCCGTCGCCTATGGACCGCACAAGACCCTGTACAACCGCTTCGTCCGTTGGAGCGAGGCCGGAGTGTTCGGCCGGATCTTCGCCACCCTGGCCGCCGAAAGCACGGCCACCCATACGGTGATGATCGACGCCACCCATCTCAAGGCCCACAGGACGGCGGCGAGCCTGCTCAAAAAGGGGCTGTTCCCCGCCGTATCAGGCGCACCAAGGGCGGCCTGAATTCGAAACTGCATGCCGCCTGCGATGCCGATGGAAAGCCCCTGATCCTGCTGCTGACCGAAGGACAAGTCAGCGACTATCGCGGCGCCGACACCATGCTCCCTGCATTCCCTGATGCCGACGACCTGATCGCCGACAGGGGATACGACAGCGACCGTTTCCGCCAGGCCCTGCTTGATCTCGGCATCGAGCCCTGCATTCCAGGTCGCTCGAACCGCGAAGAGGAAATCCTTTACGATAAAGCCCTCTACAAGCAGCGAAACTTGATCGAGCGCATGTTCGGTCGGCTCAAGGACTGGCGGCGTATCGCCACCCGCTACGACCGTTGCGCCCATACCTTCATGAGCGCAATCTGCATCGCCGCAACCGTCATCTTCTGGTTATGAGTCCTGAGCCTAGACAGTCAGCTGGTCTCCACACTCGGTCTTGATCAAGTATCCGGGTCAATTCCTGGACATGGAACAGAGGAGACCAGCTATGGAGTATTTTGTTGGAATGGACGTATCGATGGCAAGCATTTCGATCTGTGAGATTGATGCAAAGGGAACCGTCATTCGCGAAGGCAAGGTGTCAAGCACACCCGAGGCGGTCGCCACTTGGCTCGAGGAAAGCGGGCGTGGCTTTGCGCGAATTGGGTTGGAAGCTGGCCCTCTGGCGCCTTGGCTGTACGCAGGACTGTCCAGTCGGGGCCTCCCTGTGATTTGTATCGAGACCCGGCAAATGAAGGCCTTTGCCAGCGCCAGCCCAGTCAAGACGGACCGTCGCGACGCCCGCTTGATCGGCCAGGCGATGCGGACCGGTTTGTACCGCGCGACCCACGTCAAGACCGCGCGCAGTCAGGAGCTCCGGATGGTGCTGACCCATCGGGAGACCCTGGTTCATCAGGTCCGTCAGTTGTCCAATACGGTACGAGGAACATTGAAAGCTTTCGGCCTCAAGGTCGGTATGGCGCGCGGACGCCTTTTCGCGGCGCGGGTTCGGGAATTGACGGCTGATAACCCGCACCTCAGCGCAGCCGCCGAGCCGCTCTTGCTTGCGCGCCAAGCCTTGCTCGAACAACTCGACAAGCTCGACCGGCAGGTTCATGCCGCTGCGCGCGATGATAGCGTTTGCCGGCGCCTGATGACCGTTCCCGGCGTCGGCCCGGTTACCGCCCTCGCTTTCAGGACAGGACTCGACGTGCCGGAACGGTTTCAAAAGTCGGTCATGGTCGGCGCCCACTTCGGGCTTGTCCCACGCAGATACGCCTCGGGAGAGCAGGACCGAAGCGGCCCCATCAGCAAGTGCGGAGATGCCATGGTTCGTTGGCTTTTGTTCGAGGCCGCCAATGCACTTCTCACTCGAACCCGCCGTTGGTCCTGGCTCAAACACTGGGGGCTCGCGGTCGCCAAAAGGCGCGGGATGAAACGCGCCAAGGTCGCCGTTGCCCGGCGTCTCGCCGTAATCATGCATCGCATGTGGATCGACGGCACGGACTTCCAGTACCGCAAGGAGGAGACCGCCATCTAAACACAGCGAAAACCGAGATCGCCTGAAGGGCGGCCAGGACGCGTGGCGACGCGCGGGGCTCGGATGACAGCGCGCAGGCTGCAGTGGCGTAAGACCACGCTTTTCAGATTGCTGCACCCGATCCCCCTTGATCCCCATCATGCGGCGACGACGTCGACCGCGGACAGAAGCAAAGGGCGCCACATACCCCAGGTTCAAACCGACGGCTTGGAAATCAGCTTGACTCAAATGACTCGATTACAGAAGAAGCAGCCTGTTAAAGCCTATCGCGGGTTGGCTATGGGGCGTGACTGATAGGGTTTTGTCTTTAGCGCGTGTCGGGTTCCATCGGACCCGTTGGATACGCCCGACCCTATTGCAATCGATCAAGTGGTCACGCAAGGACGAGAGATCATTCTCCGCGTCCGGCGCGCCTGCCCGCGGTTC
The sequence above is drawn from the Magnetospira sp. QH-2 genome and encodes:
- a CDS encoding pitrilysin family protein → MSTVKTTTLPSGLRIVSDYMPSVETVSLGTWVEVGTRHEIPARNGISHLLEHMAFKGTPTRDARAIAEEIEAVGGAINAYTSREHTAYYAKVLKEDAGLAMEILADILQNSELDGEELERERAVVLQEIHQAHDTPDDIVFDYLQETAYPDQPLGRPVLGTADRISALERQDLMDHMSDHYGASSLVVAAAGKIKHEDLEDLAEEAFAGLAGHATAKPQLAAYQGGEHRAERDLEQVNMVLAFDGTPYDHKDYYATSVLSGLLGGGMSSRLFQEIREKHGLVYSIYSFSSSYADGGLFGIYAGTGEEEVAQVVPLICDQIKGVCNNLTDKEVARSKAQIKAAILMSLESSGTRCEQLARQMMIFGRPLPIPEIVERLDAVDTATVRRTAQRIFASTPTLAAVGPLGQLEGLEGIGARLG
- a CDS encoding IS5 family transposase (programmed frameshift) yields the protein MQSHHFWLSDKQFERLQPLLPNKTRGVPRVDDRRVISGIIHVLRHGLMWRDAPVAYGPHKTLYNRFVRWSEAGVFGRIFATLAAESTATHTVMIDATHLKAHRTAASAQKGAVPRRIRRTKGGLNSKLHAACDADGKPLILLLTEGQVSDYRGADTMLPAFPDADDLIADRGYDSDRFRQALLDLGIEPCIPGRSNREEEILYDKALYKQRNLIERMFGRLKDWRRIATRYDRCAHTFMSAICIAATVIFWL
- a CDS encoding IS110 family transposase, which encodes MEYFVGMDVSMASISICEIDAKGTVIREGKVSSTPEAVATWLEESGRGFARIGLEAGPLAPWLYAGLSSRGLPVICIETRQMKAFASASPVKTDRRDARLIGQAMRTGLYRATHVKTARSQELRMVLTHRETLVHQVRQLSNTVRGTLKAFGLKVGMARGRLFAARVRELTADNPHLSAAAEPLLLARQALLEQLDKLDRQVHAAARDDSVCRRLMTVPGVGPVTALAFRTGLDVPERFQKSVMVGAHFGLVPRRYASGEQDRSGPISKCGDAMVRWLLFEAANALLTRTRRWSWLKHWGLAVAKRRGMKRAKVAVARRLAVIMHRMWIDGTDFQYRKEETAI